A single bacterium DNA region contains:
- a CDS encoding ABC transporter ATP-binding protein produces the protein MTMAVDVRHLRLDLQGWPILRDVSFAVREGEYLAVVGPNGAGKTSLLRCINRVARGWRGAVNINGVSIAAFTQRELARHVAYVPQAGGRHSPFTVRETILMARYPHLTPFVSVNYRDLRFVEDALALTGTGSLADRAMHTLSGGERQKVMLAAALAQNARILLLDEPTTFLDPRHRDVFRRVLRTINREKGITVIEVTHDLNCAALDSHRILALRNGEIAFCGPPGQFMDNEVLSRLYERSFLFTEHPVTGQPMILPEEGDRI, from the coding sequence ATGACCATGGCGGTGGACGTGCGCCACCTGCGGCTCGACCTGCAGGGCTGGCCCATCCTGCGCGACGTCTCCTTCGCCGTGCGCGAGGGCGAGTACCTGGCCGTCGTCGGTCCCAACGGCGCCGGCAAGACGTCCCTGCTGCGCTGCATCAACCGCGTCGCCCGCGGCTGGCGCGGGGCCGTCAACATCAACGGCGTGAGCATCGCCGCCTTCACGCAGCGCGAGCTGGCGCGTCATGTGGCCTACGTGCCCCAGGCCGGCGGCCGTCACAGCCCCTTCACCGTCCGCGAGACCATCCTGATGGCCCGCTATCCGCATCTGACCCCCTTCGTGTCGGTGAACTACCGGGACCTCCGTTTCGTCGAGGACGCGTTGGCGCTGACCGGCACCGGCTCGTTGGCCGACCGCGCCATGCACACCCTCAGCGGCGGCGAGCGCCAGAAGGTCATGCTGGCCGCCGCCCTGGCCCAGAACGCCCGCATCCTGCTGCTCGACGAGCCCACGACGTTCCTCGATCCCCGCCACCGCGACGTCTTTCGCCGCGTGCTGCGCACCATCAACCGCGAGAAGGGGATCACCGTGATCGAGGTCACCCACGACCTGAACTGCGCGGCGCTGGACAGCCACCGCATCCTGGCCCTGCGCAACGGGGAGATAGCCTTCTGCGGCCCGCCCGGCCAGTTCATGGACAACGAGGTGCTGTCGCGACTCTACGAACGGTCGTTCCTCTTCACCGAGCATCCCGTGACCGGGCAGCCGATGATCCTCCCGGAGGAGGGTGACCGGATATGA
- a CDS encoding iron ABC transporter permease codes for MKPLLLAGMIILTLVVLVVAPFVGMTSISPESVIAAGADDPESRIFWSLRVPRVMLGFLAGASMSLAGMVFQAMFRNPLATPFTLGVSSGAALGATLYIRLGLSFAVFGVSGVTLSAFAGALLAISVVYGLIRSRPGSSTGTMLLAGVAVNFTFSSFILMVHYTSDMANSFNILRWLMGRLDTVGPDEPLSLLPLMVFGGLAALALHRELNLMSVGEEIAVGRGVDVSRYRKVLFLAMSVMIGGVVAICGPIGFVGMMAPHICRLVIGPDHRWLGPMSLLFGGVFLVVCDALSRVLAAPAELPVGVITALLGGPFFLWLLTGRRGASVGAGT; via the coding sequence ATGAAGCCTCTGTTGCTGGCCGGCATGATCATCCTGACCCTCGTGGTCCTCGTCGTAGCGCCGTTCGTGGGCATGACGTCGATCTCGCCGGAGTCGGTGATCGCCGCCGGCGCCGACGACCCCGAGTCCCGGATCTTCTGGTCGCTGCGCGTGCCCCGCGTGATGCTCGGGTTCCTGGCCGGAGCCTCCATGTCGCTGGCGGGCATGGTGTTCCAGGCCATGTTCCGCAACCCGCTGGCCACGCCCTTCACCCTGGGCGTCTCGAGCGGCGCGGCCCTCGGGGCCACGCTCTACATCCGACTGGGCCTGTCCTTCGCGGTCTTCGGCGTCTCGGGCGTGACCCTGTCGGCCTTCGCCGGCGCGCTGCTGGCGATCAGCGTCGTCTACGGCCTGATCCGCTCGCGGCCCGGCTCTTCGACCGGGACCATGCTGCTGGCGGGCGTGGCGGTGAACTTCACCTTCTCCAGCTTCATCCTGATGGTGCACTACACGTCGGACATGGCCAACTCCTTCAACATCCTGCGCTGGCTCATGGGACGGCTCGACACCGTGGGACCCGACGAGCCGCTCAGCCTGCTGCCGCTGATGGTCTTCGGCGGCCTCGCCGCGCTCGCCCTGCACCGCGAGCTGAACCTGATGAGCGTGGGGGAGGAGATCGCCGTCGGCCGCGGCGTGGACGTCTCCCGCTACCGCAAGGTGCTGTTCCTGGCCATGTCGGTGATGATCGGCGGCGTGGTGGCAATCTGCGGTCCCATCGGCTTCGTGGGCATGATGGCGCCGCACATCTGCCGTCTGGTGATCGGCCCCGACCACAGGTGGCTCGGCCCCATGTCGCTGTTGTTCGGGGGCGTCTTCCTGGTGGTCTGCGACGCCTTGTCGCGGGTGCTGGCGGCGCCCGCGGAACTGCCCGTGGGCGTGATCACGGCGCTGCTCGGCGGCCCCTTCTTCCTCTGGCTGCTCACCGGCCGCCGCGGCGCCTC